The Arachis hypogaea cultivar Tifrunner chromosome 14, arahy.Tifrunner.gnm2.J5K5, whole genome shotgun sequence genome has a segment encoding these proteins:
- the LOC112742303 gene encoding uncharacterized protein: MRYSSSSSSSSVFTATSLKSSSGSVFPFLRRVDLVLSSAVQGLRVCGVSLVLPLGAAVPLVLPLVLSLGAWVLGAAGSAVGFLLRQGLAFRGNDETDDSVNQKNFLELLNFLAQHNEEIGRAFKNARGNLKLRAPSIQKDIVRAAASETTKVIVNDLGDELFAVLVDEARDISIKEQMSVCLRYVNKEGQVREHFLGLVHVSNTNALSLKLALESLLETYNLSLSRVRGQGYDGASNMQGEFNGLKTLILKENSYAFYVHCFAHQLQLALVTVAKKQVEIALLFNLLTNLCNVVGTSCKRRDMLRDSQMTKTIEALQSGETASGCGLNQEITLKRAGDTRWGSHYGTILRLISLFPSVVNVLEYVEEDGNNSEQRAEACHLLNVIQSFEFIFNLYLMKNILGVTNELSQALQRNDQDIVNAMALVKVSKQRLQTIRDDGWSLLVDEVSLFCEKYNITVPKMDDIFVSQGRSRRKAQKISNLYHFQVEIFYQVVDRQLQELNNHFTEVNTELLLCIACLNPRHSFLAFDKEKLIQLAQFYPLEFSSTQLLALDSQLENFILDVRSDDQFSKLNGIGALSQKLVETQKNIVYPLVFLLLKLALVLPVATASVERTFSAMNIIKSRLRNRMGDEFLK; the protein is encoded by the exons ATGaggtattcttcttcttcttcttcttcctcggtcTTCACAGCTACAAGCCTTAAATCATCGTCTGGTTCTGTCTTCCCGTTCCTTCGGCGTGTAGATCTGGTTCTGTCTTCAGCAGTTCAGGGACTCAGGGTGTGTGGGGTGTCGCTGGTTCTGCCGCTGGGTGCCGCTGTGCCGCTGGTTCTGCCGCTGGTTCTGTCGCTGGGTGCCTGGGTCCTGGGTGCCGCTGGTTCTGCCGTTGG ATTTCTTTTGCGACAAGGATTGGCCTTTCGTGGTAATGATGAGACAGATGATTCTGttaatcaaaaaaattttttggaaCTTCTAAACTTTCTTGCGCAACATAATGAAGAGATTGGTCGTGCTTTCAAAAATGCTCGTGGGAATCTTAAACTAAGAGCTCCCTCAATTCAAAAAGATATTGTAAGAGCTGCTGCAAGTGAAACGACAAAAGTTATTGTTAATGATCTTGGGGATGAATTGTTTGCTGTTTTGGTTGATGAAGCCCGCGACATTTCTATTAAGGAGCAAATGTCAGTTTGTTTAAGGTATGTGAATAAAGAAGGGCAAGTTAGGGAGCATTTTCTTGGTCTTGTTCATGTTTCTAATACTAATGCTTTATCTCTAAAATTAGCATTGGAGTCATTATTAGAAACATATAATTTAAGTTTATCAAGAGTACGTGGCCAAGGATATGATGGTGCAAGTAATATGCAAGGAGAAtttaatggtttaaaaactttgaTATTGAAAGAAAATTCTTATGCTTTCTATGTACATTGCTTTGCTCACCAACTTCAGTTAGCTCTTGTAACGGTTGCAAAAAAACAAGTTGAAATTGCTTTGCTTTTCAATTTGTTAACCAATTTGTGCAATGTTGTTGGAACTTCGTGTAAACGAAGAGATATGCTTCGTGATAGTCAGATGACTAAGACAATTGAAGCATTACAAAGTGGAGAAACTGCTAGTGGATGTGGTTTGAATCAAGAAATAACTTTGAAAAGAGCTGGAGATACTAGATGGGGTTCACACTATGGAACTATACTTagattaatttctttgtttccttccGTGGTCAATGTTCTTGAATATGTTGAGGAAGATGGAAATAATTCAGAACAAAGAGCTGAAGCATGTCATTTATTGAATGTCATTCAATCCTTTGAATTCATTTTCAACTTGTACTTGATGAAAAATATCTTGGGAGTTACTAATGAATTATCTCAAGCGTTACAAAGGAATGATCAAGACATTGTAAATGCTATGGCATTGGTTAAAGTGTCTAAGCAACGGTTGCAAACTATAAGAGATGATGGTTGGTCTCTTTTAGTTGACGAAGTCTCATTGTTTTGTGAAAAATATAATATTACTGTTCCAAAAATGGATGATATATTTGTGTCACAAGGAAGATCAAGACGCAAAGCTCAAAAGATCTCAAATTTGTATCATTTTCAAGTTGAGATATTCTATCAAGTAGTTGATagacaacttcaagaactcaacaatCATTTTACAGAGGTGAATACTGAATTACTTCTTTGTATAGCTTGTCTGAATCCAAGACACTCATTTCTTGCGTTTGATAAGGAGAAGTTAATCCAGTTAGCTCAATTCTATCCATTAGAATTTTCTTCTACTCAACTTTTGGCACTTGATAGTCAACTTGAGAACTTCATACTAGATGTGCGTTCTGATGATCAATTCTCAAAATTAAATGGGATTGGTGCTCTTTCTCAGAAATTGGTTGAGactcaaaaaaatattgtttatccaTTAGTGTTTCTTCTTTTGAAGTTAGCTTTAGTTTTGCCTGTAGCAACTGCATCAGTTGAAAGAACCTTTTCTGCTATGAACATCATAAAGAGTCGGCTTCGCAACCGTATGGGAGatgaatttttaaaatga